In the genome of Magnolia sinica isolate HGM2019 chromosome 2, MsV1, whole genome shotgun sequence, one region contains:
- the LOC131237448 gene encoding serine/threonine-protein kinase-like protein At3g51990 — protein MELSYKDIEIATKGFAIESLIGKGSHGCVYKGVLKGGKTVAVKKPSKGLQLLQDNSKLDNEIEILSSIQSPHIVNLLGVVHEDSVSKLLIMEFMPNGSLEDFLHNASGPPTWIRRSIMALHIARAIQYLHETTPLVIHRDIKSANILLDSKWNVKLADFSLAVKGHSHICNGLIDTTSANGSDQPIISRAIPAGTMGYLDPCYTTPGRLSTKNDVFSFGVVLLEIIICRRAMDVGFEPASLVDWALPLIKADRIMEVCDYRVALPNSMKGVIRCMLNVAARCVSSSKEGRPSMGEIVMELESVVGHTQFSVWRLVRSSFLRRRCPYFSPKRKQTRTIICKIDEADDASQDV, from the exons ATGGAGTTATCTTACAAAGATATCGAAATTGCAACGAAAGGCTTCGCTATTGAGAGCTTGATAGGAAAAGGAAGCCATGGATGTGTCTACAAAGGTGTTCTTAAAGGCGGAAAGACGGTCGCCGTGAAGAAGCCGTCGAAGGGACTGCAACTTCTCCAAGACAATTCAAAACTTGATAACGAGATCGAGATCCTATCATCAATACAAAGTCCCCACATTGTCAATCTTCTAGGAGTGGTGCATGAAGATTCAGTCTCCAAGCTCCTCATCATGGAATTCATGCCAAATGGGTCCCTTGAAGACTTCCTCCACAATGCTTCAGGCCCACCCACATGGATCAGGCGTTCGATCATGGCCCTCCATATCGCCCGGGCGATTCAATACCTTCATGAGACCACACCACTAGTAATTCATAGAGATATAAAGTCTGCCAACATTTTGTTGGATTCAAAGTGGAATGTTAAGCTAGCAGATTTCAGTCTTGCAGTTAAAGGACATTCACATATATGCAATGGATTGATAGACACGACAAGCGCGAATGGTTCTGACCAGCCGATCATATCGCGGGCCATACCTGCCGGCACGATGGGCTATTTGGACCCATGTTACACTACACCTGGGAGGTTGAGCACTAAGAATGATGTTTTTAGCTTTGGAGTTGTTTTGTTAGAGATAATTATTTGTAGGCGGGCCATGGACGTTGGATTCGAGCCCGCTTCGTTAGTCGATTGGGCATTGCCATTGATCAAAGCTGATCGAATTATGGAGGTTTGCGATTATCGGGTCGCATTGCCTAATAGCATGAAGGGCGTGATTCGATGCATGCTTAATGTTGCGGCCCGGTGCGTGTCGTCTAGCAAAGAAGGACGGCCATCGATGGGTGAGATCGTAATGGAGCTGGAGagtgtggtgggccacacccaattCTCAGTCTGGAGACTTGTGAGGAGTAGTTTCTTGAGAAGAAGATGCCCATACTTCAGCCCTAAGAGAAAACAAACAAGAACTATAATATGCAAAATTGATGAAGCTGATGATGCTTCACAAG ATGTATGA